A single region of the Pontimicrobium sp. SW4 genome encodes:
- a CDS encoding TIGR02757 family protein, whose product MQYNNQKFIESDPIQIPHHFSKKEDIEIAGFLTATIAWGNRKSIINNAQRMMQLLDNVPHDFIINHQDSDLEAFKPFVHRTFNGNDFIQFIKSLQHIYNKHDGLENVFLKYTKQDSLQTSIHHFKKLFFEIEHLPRTQKHISDPLKNSAAKRINMFLRWMVRQDNASVDFGIWKTLSPSQLSCPLDVHSGNVARKLGLLHRKQNDAKALNELDSSLRILDSKDPVKYDFALFGLGVFEGF is encoded by the coding sequence GTGCAATACAATAACCAAAAGTTTATTGAGAGCGACCCTATTCAAATTCCGCATCACTTTAGTAAAAAAGAAGATATTGAAATCGCTGGTTTTCTAACAGCTACCATTGCTTGGGGAAATAGAAAAAGTATCATCAACAATGCACAGCGAATGATGCAGTTGTTAGATAATGTTCCTCACGATTTTATAATCAATCATCAAGACAGTGACTTAGAAGCTTTTAAACCATTTGTACATCGCACATTCAACGGAAACGATTTTATACAATTCATTAAAAGTTTACAACATATTTACAATAAGCATGATGGTTTAGAAAATGTGTTTTTAAAATATACCAAGCAAGATTCCTTGCAAACATCTATTCATCATTTTAAAAAGCTTTTCTTTGAGATTGAACATTTACCTCGAACACAAAAGCATATTAGCGACCCTTTAAAAAATTCAGCAGCAAAGCGTATTAATATGTTTTTACGATGGATGGTTAGACAAGATAACGCAAGCGTTGACTTTGGTATTTGGAAGACCCTCTCTCCTAGTCAACTCTCTTGTCCTCTAGATGTGCATTCAGGCAATGTCGCACGTAAATTAGGATTACTCCATAGAAAGCAAAACGATGCTAAAGCATTAAACGAGTTAGATAGTTCACTAAGAATATTGGATAGCAAAGATCCTGTAAAGTACGATTTTGCCCTTTTTGGACTAGGTGTATTTGAAGGTTTCTAA
- a CDS encoding carboxypeptidase yields the protein MKKIITLLCIVAITTSFAQSRTIPVDTLVKTTHNTTIKGVSMSYTAETGTQPVWDANGDPVATLFYTYYTRNNIKNRASRPLIISFNGGPGSASVWMHVAYTGPRILNIDDEGYPVQPYGFKSNPNSILDVADIVFVNPVNTGYSRMVPGKDGKMPDRKQFFGINEDIKYLAEWVNTFVSRKNRWESPKYIIGESYGGTRVMGLANQLQGSQWMYLNGVILVSPADYNAYNTDGQPEYSALDLPYKAAAAWYHKMLPPTLQNKDLTDMLPEVESYAINTLMPAIAKGGFISDDERNSVAEKMSQYTGLSKKAILQHNLVVPNNFFWKELLRDKTGQTIGRLDSRYLGIDRMQAGMSPDYSAELTSWLHSFTPAINHYIKNELNFDTDVKYNMFGPVHPWNNDNNNTRDNLRKAMATNPYLHVLNQSGYYDGATTYFTAKYTLSQIDPSGKLKDRMSFKGYRSGHMMYLRKEDLIKANEDIREFIKKSSANGKSAKY from the coding sequence ATGAAAAAAATAATTACGCTTTTATGCATTGTGGCAATCACAACATCGTTTGCTCAAAGTAGAACAATTCCAGTAGACACTTTAGTAAAAACAACCCATAACACAACTATAAAAGGTGTGAGTATGTCTTATACAGCCGAAACTGGTACACAACCAGTTTGGGATGCTAATGGAGACCCAGTCGCAACATTATTTTACACCTACTATACTAGAAATAATATAAAAAACAGAGCTTCTAGACCACTAATCATTTCTTTTAATGGTGGTCCAGGGTCAGCTTCGGTTTGGATGCATGTAGCATATACAGGTCCAAGAATTCTAAATATTGATGATGAAGGCTATCCTGTACAACCTTACGGATTTAAAAGTAATCCTAACTCCATTTTAGATGTGGCAGATATTGTATTTGTAAACCCTGTAAATACAGGTTATTCTAGAATGGTTCCAGGAAAAGATGGAAAAATGCCTGATAGAAAACAATTTTTCGGAATTAATGAAGACATCAAATACTTAGCCGAATGGGTAAATACTTTTGTGTCTCGAAAAAACCGTTGGGAATCTCCAAAATATATTATTGGAGAGAGTTATGGAGGCACTCGTGTTATGGGATTAGCAAACCAGTTGCAAGGGAGCCAATGGATGTATTTAAATGGCGTGATTTTAGTATCCCCAGCGGATTATAATGCTTATAATACTGATGGTCAACCTGAATATTCAGCTTTAGACTTACCTTATAAAGCTGCTGCTGCATGGTATCACAAAATGTTACCTCCTACTTTGCAAAACAAAGATTTAACAGACATGCTGCCAGAAGTTGAGAGTTATGCTATTAATACATTAATGCCAGCAATTGCGAAAGGAGGGTTTATAAGTGATGATGAACGCAATAGTGTTGCTGAGAAAATGTCGCAATACACTGGTTTAAGTAAAAAAGCGATTTTGCAACACAATTTAGTAGTGCCAAATAATTTTTTCTGGAAAGAATTATTACGAGATAAAACTGGACAAACCATAGGTCGTTTAGATTCACGCTATTTAGGTATTGATAGAATGCAAGCAGGAATGAGTCCAGATTATAGTGCCGAATTAACATCTTGGTTACATTCGTTTACGCCAGCAATTAACCATTATATAAAAAATGAACTGAATTTCGACACAGATGTTAAGTATAATATGTTTGGCCCTGTGCATCCTTGGAATAATGATAATAACAATACCAGAGACAATTTACGTAAAGCAATGGCAACAAACCCTTATTTACATGTATTAAACCAATCTGGTTATTACGATGGTGCTACTACGTATTTTACAGCAAAATACACCTTATCACAAATTGACCCAAGTGGAAAATTAAAAGATCGCATGAGTTTTAAAGGTTATAGAAGTGGTCACATGATGTACCTTAGAAAGGAAGATTTAATTAAAGCCAATGAAGATATAAGAGAGTTTATTAAAAAATCTTCTGCTAATGGTAAATCAGCTAAATATTAA
- a CDS encoding peptidase M61 — protein MKKITLMLGVCGLLLGCGSAKKTNDLAISNPIVTKIDLTKVVADKAPVTINPGRFTAETVTYRLPKVVQGTYSVSDFGKYIDDFKAVDYDGNALTFSKSDTNTWVINDATKLDYITYNVNDTFDVETSGGIGGDTPFSPAGTNVEPDNYVLNLHGFIGYFDSLKNNQYTLDVTAPADFVRTSALQQAGSTTSTDGSSITSSYLAPRYFDITDNPMMYGKLDVEEFMVGDIKIVLSVYSPNKVHSAASMKETMYKMMQGQKAYLGDVNTTPRYDIYVYLSEGKPESPKGFGALEHHTSTVVVMPESMQEAALATQMVDIVSHEFFHIVTPLSVHSEDVHYFDYNNPTFSKHLWMYEGVTEYFASLFQVDQDLVSEDEFYSKIMGKIQTSRAMNDSMSFTEMSENVLEEPYASQYYNVYQKGALIGMCIDILMREGSNGNRGILSLMKELSLKYGKNKPFEDDKILDEIVAMTYPSLKEFFDAHVVGTTPIDYNKFFEKVGLHVAESKVKANYLLINGAPIVSGDGQKGTIFFTALAEQNSFWAEQGVKANDVIKMVNGQEVTLQNANSIFQEVYGWQPGKEIEVKLDRNGEEIIIKTALTQGYTVGNKLQAKPDATKAQVDLRNAWLKG, from the coding sequence AACTTACAGATTGCCAAAAGTAGTCCAAGGAACTTATTCAGTAAGTGATTTCGGGAAATACATTGATGATTTCAAAGCAGTTGATTATGATGGAAATGCACTAACTTTTAGTAAAAGTGATACTAATACTTGGGTTATAAATGACGCTACAAAGTTGGATTATATCACTTATAACGTAAATGATACTTTTGATGTTGAAACCTCAGGAGGAATAGGTGGTGATACACCATTCTCACCAGCTGGAACTAATGTTGAGCCAGATAATTATGTGTTAAACTTACACGGATTTATTGGTTATTTTGATTCCTTAAAGAACAATCAATATACATTAGATGTTACTGCTCCAGCTGATTTTGTACGCACGTCAGCATTACAACAAGCTGGAAGTACAACAAGTACTGATGGTAGTTCAATAACTTCTAGTTATTTGGCACCAAGATATTTCGATATTACTGATAATCCAATGATGTATGGGAAACTAGATGTTGAAGAGTTTATGGTTGGTGATATTAAAATTGTTTTAAGCGTATATTCCCCAAACAAAGTTCATTCAGCAGCATCAATGAAAGAAACGATGTATAAGATGATGCAAGGACAAAAAGCATACTTAGGAGATGTAAACACAACACCTCGTTATGATATCTATGTATACTTATCTGAAGGAAAGCCAGAATCTCCAAAAGGATTTGGTGCTTTAGAGCATCACACATCTACTGTTGTGGTTATGCCTGAATCTATGCAAGAAGCAGCTTTAGCTACACAAATGGTGGATATTGTATCACATGAATTTTTTCATATTGTAACGCCTTTAAGTGTGCATTCTGAAGATGTTCATTATTTCGACTATAACAATCCTACATTTTCTAAGCATCTATGGATGTACGAAGGTGTAACAGAATATTTTGCAAGCTTATTTCAAGTAGACCAAGATTTGGTGTCTGAAGATGAATTTTACAGCAAGATAATGGGTAAAATACAAACATCTAGAGCAATGAATGACTCAATGAGTTTTACCGAAATGAGTGAAAATGTTTTAGAAGAGCCATATGCTAGTCAGTATTACAATGTATATCAAAAAGGTGCTTTAATTGGTATGTGTATTGATATTTTAATGCGTGAAGGTAGCAACGGTAATAGAGGAATTTTATCATTAATGAAAGAGCTATCTCTTAAGTATGGTAAAAACAAACCTTTTGAAGATGATAAAATTCTGGATGAAATTGTTGCAATGACGTATCCTTCTTTAAAAGAGTTTTTTGATGCTCACGTTGTTGGTACAACACCTATTGATTACAATAAATTTTTTGAAAAAGTAGGATTGCATGTTGCTGAATCTAAAGTTAAAGCAAACTACTTATTAATTAATGGAGCACCAATAGTATCTGGTGATGGACAAAAAGGAACCATCTTTTTTACTGCTTTAGCAGAACAAAATAGCTTTTGGGCAGAACAAGGTGTTAAGGCTAATGATGTGATTAAAATGGTAAATGGGCAAGAAGTAACACTTCAAAATGCAAACTCAATTTTCCAAGAAGTATATGGATGGCAACCTGGAAAAGAGATTGAAGTTAAATTGGATAGAAATGGAGAGGAAATTATTATTAAAACAGCATTAACTCAAGGTTATACAGTTGGAAATAAGCTACAAGCAAAACCTGATGCGACAAAGGCGCAAGTGGACTTGAGAAACGCTTGGTTAAAAGGATAA